GCGTGGACCCCACCGGCGCGGGCTTCAATCTCTGGCAGTCTGGCAAGCACCAGGGCGCGCAGGTGGTCCGCGAGCCGGGCAGCATGACCTGGCACGAGGTGAACACCCGTGACGGCGTTCGCGCGAAGGACTTCTACGCCGCCCTCTTCGGCCTGGAGCCTCGCAAGCGGGACGACATGAGCTACTGGGCCCTCCACCTGGGCGACACACCCGTGGCCGGCGTCCTCCAGATGGGCCCCATGTGGCCCAAGGACCTCCCGCCCCACTGGATGAACTCCTTCGCCATCGCCGACGTCGACGGGGCGGCCGAGCAGGTCAAACGCCTGGGTGGCCACGTCCACGTGCCTCCCACGGACTCGCCCTTCGGACGCTTCTGCATCGTGACGGACCCCGCCGGGGCGGGCTTCACCCTCATCCACCCCACGTAGCCCGTCGCGTCGAGGCCCTGTCGGGCGCAAGCCATTGCAGCGCCCCCTCGTTTTCGTCTGGCGAAGGGGCCCACTAGAGTAGCGGGGGAATGTCGTCCCCCGCCCCCGGCAGCGCCAACGCCCACCGTCCCGCCGAGCCGTGGCTCGAGGAGCTCGACATCCTCGTGCGGGCCCGCTACCCGCTGCTCTACCTGGTGTCGTGGGAGGAGCACCGCGTGGACGCCATCCTCGCGGAGCTGGCGCGCGCGCACGGCAAGGCGCTGTTCCAGTGGTCCATCACCAAGGGCCTGCGCGCCTCGGGCACCACGCGCAGCGCGCCCCTGCCCGACGACACCCGCAACCCCATCGACGCGATGGCCGCCATCGAGAAGCTGGGCGAGCCCGCGCTGGTGGTCCTCAAGGACTTCCATCCCTACCTGGAGGAGAAGAGCGTGGTGCGCGCCCTGCGGGAGCTGGCGCACTTCCTCAAGAGCACCTTCACCACCGTCATCCTCCTGTCGCCCACGCTGCTCATCCCCGTGGAGCTGGAGAAGGAGGTCTCCGTCATCGACGTGCCCATGCCCGGGTACAACGATTTGCTCCAGCTGCTGCGCGAAATCGTCGCGGTGGTGCGCCGCACGAACAAGGCCACCATCGAGCTGTCGCGCGAGCACGCCGACCAGCTCATCAAGGCCGCGCTCGGGCTGACGATGTCGGAGGCGGAGAACGCCTTCGCCAAGGCCATCGCCCATGACGGCAAGCTGGGCCCCGAGGACATCAAGCGCATCCAGGACGAGAAGCGTCAGGTGATTCGCAAGAGCGGGCTGCTCGAGTACTACCCGCCCGAGGAGTCCCTGGGGAACGTGGGCGGCCTGGAGTACCTCAAGGCGTGGCTGAGCCAGCGCACCGCGGCCTTCGGCGAGCGGGCCCGACAGTTCGGACTCCCGGAGCCTCGGGGGCTGCTCCTGCTCGGAGTGCAGGGCTGCGGCAAGAGCCTCACCGCCAAGGCCATCAGCGCGCACTGGAACCTGCCGCTCCTGCGCCTGGACATGGGCCGCATCTTCAGCGGGCTCATCGGCTCGTCCGAGGAGAACCTGCGCAAGGCCATCCGCGTGGCCGAGGGCGTGGCGCCCGTGGTGCTGTGGGTGGACGAAATCGAGAAGGGGCTGTCGGGCGTGGCCTCCTCGAGCACCGCGGACAGCGGCGTGTCCGCGCGCGTCTTCGGCACGCTGCTCACGTGGCTCCAGGAGAAGACGGCGCCCGTGTTCGTGGTGGCCACCGCCAACCGCATCGAGGGCCTGCCGCCGGAGGTGCTGCGCAAGGGCCGCTTCGACGAGATCTTCTTCATCGACCTGCCCGAACAGGCCGAGCGCGAGGACATCTTCCGCATCCACCTGCGGCGCCGCAAGCGCGAGCCGTCGAGCTTCGACGTGGTGGAGCTGGCCACGCTCACCCAGGGCTTCAGCGGCGCCGAAATCGAGCAGGTGGTGGTGGCCGGCCTGTACGAGGCCTTCGCGGAGAACAGCGAGCTGGCACAGCAGCACCTGGTGCGCACGCTGCGGGACACCTTCCCGTTGTCGGTGACGATGCGGGATGAGATTCGCCGCCTGCGCGACTGGGCCAAGGGACGCACGCGGCCGGCCTCGTCCTCGGGCGCGCTGGTCGAGAGGGCGCCATGAGTCCCAAGCTGTCGCGCTTCCTGCACCTGGAGAAGGACCGGAGCGAGCGCACGAAGCGCGAGCAGCCGTCCCAGCTCCAGAATGGTGGCCGCCGCTTCGAGGACATCGCCGAGCGCGGCGCGATGCCCCAGGGGGACGTCCCCGAGGCCCACCTGGAGCGCTTCAAGGCGGAGGCGCCCGTGGTGCTGGAGCCGCGCGCCGCGAGCCTGGAGGAGGCCTGGGACTTCCCCCGCTGCGTCGTGTGTGCTTCCGACAACGGCCGCTTCGCGAAGCTCTGTCAGCAGTGCGGCGCGGACCTGGGGACGCCGCAGCAACTGGAGCACCGGGCGAGGCTCGCGGTGGAGCGACGCGAGGCGCGCGCCCGTGAGCAGGGCGAGGAGCGACAGGGCGCGCTCGAACGACTGGAGCAGGAGCGCCGCGCGGACTCGGAGCGCTACGCGTACCTGCTGGAGAAGCTGCGCGCCGAGGAGCAGTCCTACCGGGGCTGGCGCATCTTCGCGCGGCACTCCACCGTGGGCACGGGGCTGCTGGCGCTCCTGCCCAACACGCTCACGCGGTGCCTGACGGTGGCGGGCTACGTCGGCGTGTGCGCGGGCCTGATGCGCTTCGGGACGGGCAACACCCGCGGGGTGGGCGCGTGGCTGCTCATCGTCTTCGTGCTGCTGTTCGTGCCCAGGTCGGCGCTGCGTCACCGCTGGCGCCTGCGCTGACCGCCGCGCTCTTCGAGCCGGAGAAGGAACGCGCTCGCGACGGCTGCCGCCGCTGGCGCCCCCGTCGAGCCAGCGAGGCACCGCGCGCGCACGGTTCCTCGCGGCGCTCGCGCTGACCGCTCCCCCTTCGCACCGAGGAAGCGGTCTCGCTCACACGAGCACTACGCGCTGGGGGTCTCGGTCTCCGGGGTGGCCGCCCCGTTGACGGCGATGGCGCCCGGGTTGCCGCGCATGAAGGCATCCAGCTCCCCGGGAGACAGCTCGATGGGAGCCGCCGTCGGCTTCGTGTGCGCGGGGTCGCAGACGATGAAGTTGCCCTCGGGGGTCCTGCCCACCACGGCGACCAGGTGCATGGTGGAGCCGTGCTGGCCCTTCCACGTGTCCGCCTTCTGGTGCCACTCGTTGGGCACGCCATTCTTCAGGTCCGGCGCGCCGTCCTTGTCGCTGTCGACGTAGAGGTTCCCGTTCGCCGGATTCACCAGCGCCTCGGGCGTGCCCTCCGGGGCTTTCCTCGTCTCCACGAAGGTGCCGGAGATGACCACGGTGCTCCCGTTGTCGATGGCCGCCATGATGTCCGTCGAGTTCGCGGCCACGCTCGACGTCGTCCCGCCCGCCGCGGCCACCGCGTTCGCCACGTCCTTGAAGCCGGTGAACGTGGAGTTCTCGTTGCCCGCCCCATCCAGCGAGTACGCCAGCGTGCCGTCCTCCTTCGTGAAGACGCCGTCGCTGCCCGTGTCGTCCGCCTGGTTGCCCCAGTAGCGCACCGCCTGCACGTCCGCGCCCGTGGTGCCGTTGTGCTCGATGCCCGGGATGTCCGGAATCTCGAGCCCCTCGTTGAGCAGCGCCGTCAACGTGGAGGAGGGCCCGCAGTTGGCGTTGCTGGCGTCACCCCCCACGTCCTTCTCGGCCGCGAACTGGTTGACGAAGACGCTCTGGTACGCGGCGGCGGCCGGCGTGGTGATGCCACCCGTGGGGCCGCGCTGCGCGGCCTCCTCCGCCGTCAGCTCCCGCGTGAACTCCGCGCTCACCCAGCCCGTCTCCCCGCCGGGCCCGCGCACGTAGACGAAGCCGTTCTTCTCCGACGGGCCTCCATCCGGCGGCGTGGCCACCTCCAGCCGCGCGCCCGACGGGAAGCTGCCCGTGGGCTTCTGGGACGTCCCCGCATCCGGGCGGAGGTTGAGCGTGTCATCCCCCGTGGTCACCGTCCGCTTGTCCCCCGGCTGCACCACTCCATCCCCCTGGTTCGCGGAGACCGGGGCGGCGGTGACGGGGGTGCTGGCTGGCGGGATGACGGTGGGGCTGGTGAGAATCACCGTCGGCGGCGGCATGACGTTCAGCGCCACCGGGGCCCGTGCGGGCTTGCCCTGCTCGAACGAGGACACCGCGAAGTCCACCGCTGCCTTGGCCGCCGGCTGCATCGCGGGCGGCACCGCCTGCTGGACGGTGGCGTTCGCCACGGTGCGGATGATAGGACCCAGACCCCTACGGATTGCATCAGTCATGTAATTTCCCCCTCTGCTGAAAACATTCTACTCGAAATGTTTTCGCATGACCAGGGCCCGGCGTTCATCCGTCAACTGGACGCGGGGCAAGTCACGTCAGGAGGGCAGGCCGAGCGCCACCAGCGCGGCGGCCACCACCTGCTTCACGGGGACACCGGCGGCCTCGGCGACGCGGCGGCAGTCCTCGAACTCCGGATGCGCGTTGAGGACGGCGCCGTCACGCAGGCCCCGCTTCACGCGGACCGGGCCCCACGGCGTCTCCACCTCCACCCAGTCGCGCGCCAGGGCCTGACGCTCGACGCGGTGGTAGCGCACGCCCAGGGACGTGGACTCGCGCAGGAGCAGGTCCACCGTGGTGTCGCGCAGCCCTCCCTCCACCAGCGCGCTCAAGAGGTGGCCCGGGCGGCTCTTCTTCATCACCACGGGCGCCACCCACGCGTCCAGCGCGCCCACGGCGAGCAGCCGCTCCACCAGGTGCCCCACCAGCTGCGGCGTGGCGTCGTCCAGGTTCGCCTCCACCACCCACAGGCCCTCGGTGCGCGAGTCCTCCAGCCGCCCCAGCGACGCGCGCAGCACGTTGGGCCTGTCGCGGAAGTCCTTCGTGCCCACGCCGTAGCCCACCTTCTCCACGATGAAGTCGGGCGGGTGGCCAATCTTCGCGAGCACCTTGAGCAGCGCCGCGCCGGTGGGCGTGGTCAGCTCCCCCACGCCCTCGAAGCGCACGGGCACGTCGCGCAGCAGTTCCAGCGTGGCCGGCACGGGGATGGGCATCATGCCGTGCGCCACGCGGATGGAGCCGCTGCCCAACGGCGGCGGCGCCGCGTGGACCTCCGGGTCGCCCAAAAGCTCCAGCACCACCGCCGCGCCGCAGATGTCGACGATGGAGTCCACGGCGCCCACCTCGTGGAAGTGGATGTCGTCGATGGAGACGCCGTGCACCTTCGCCTCGGCCTCGCCAATCGCGCGGAACACCGCGAGCGCCCGCTCCTTGGCGCGCGAGGGCAGCGTGGACGCGGACTCGATGAGGCGGCGGATGTCCGCGTAGGCGCGGTGCGGGTGCGCCTCGCGCGCGTCCAGCACCACGTCCAGGTGCGTGCCGCTGATGGCGTGGCGCACCGCGCGGCTCACCGCCAGCTTCCAGCCCGGGACACTCAGCCCTCGCAGCGCCGCTTCAATCGCCGCGGGCTCCAGGCCCAGGTCGATGCCCGCCGCCAGGAACATGTCCCCGGCGATGCCGCCCACCGGCTCCAGGTAGAGGATGCGCCGCATGCCGCTCACCGCCGCCCCTTCGTGCGCGAGACGAGCGCGGCGTAGAAGCCCCCGCCGAAGCCGTTGTCGATGTTCACCGTCGCCACGTTGGAGGCGCACGAGTTCACCATCGCCAGGAGCGCGGACACGCCCTTGAAGTTGGCGCCGTAGCCCACCGACGTGGGCACCGCGACGATGGGGATGCCGACGAGCCCGCCCAACGCGCTCGCCAGCGCGCCCTCCATGCCCGCCACCACCACCGCGGCGTGGCACTCCTGGATTTCCTCCCGGCGACGCAAGAGCCGGTGGATGCCCGCCACGCCCACGTCGTAGACGCGGCGCACCTCCGCGCCCATGGCCTCGGCCGTCACCGCGGCCTCCTCCGCCACAGGGATGTCGCTGGTGCCCGCGGTGACGATGGCCACGCGGCCCGCGCGCACCTTGCCCTGCTTGAGATGGAAGATGCGCGCCACCGGGTGGTACAGGCCCTTGGGGAAGCGCGCCACCAGCGCCTCCGCCTTGTCCGGCTGCAGCCGCGTCACCAGCACCGTCTGCTTGCGCTCCACCAGCGCGCCGACGATGCCCAACAGCTGCTCCACCGTCTTGGGCTCTCCCAGCACCACCTCCGGGAAGCCGAAGCGCAGGTTGCGGTGGGTGTCGAGCGTCGCGTACCCCAGCTCCGCGAAGGGGAG
The Myxococcus fulvus DNA segment above includes these coding regions:
- the larC gene encoding nickel pincer cofactor biosynthesis protein LarC, coding for MRRILYLEPVGGIAGDMFLAAGIDLGLEPAAIEAALRGLSVPGWKLAVSRAVRHAISGTHLDVVLDAREAHPHRAYADIRRLIESASTLPSRAKERALAVFRAIGEAEAKVHGVSIDDIHFHEVGAVDSIVDICGAAVVLELLGDPEVHAAPPPLGSGSIRVAHGMMPIPVPATLELLRDVPVRFEGVGELTTPTGAALLKVLAKIGHPPDFIVEKVGYGVGTKDFRDRPNVLRASLGRLEDSRTEGLWVVEANLDDATPQLVGHLVERLLAVGALDAWVAPVVMKKSRPGHLLSALVEGGLRDTTVDLLLRESTSLGVRYHRVERQALARDWVEVETPWGPVRVKRGLRDGAVLNAHPEFEDCRRVAEAAGVPVKQVVAAALVALGLPS
- a CDS encoding SH3 domain-containing protein; the protein is MTDAIRRGLGPIIRTVANATVQQAVPPAMQPAAKAAVDFAVSSFEQGKPARAPVALNVMPPPTVILTSPTVIPPASTPVTAAPVSANQGDGVVQPGDKRTVTTGDDTLNLRPDAGTSQKPTGSFPSGARLEVATPPDGGPSEKNGFVYVRGPGGETGWVSAEFTRELTAEEAAQRGPTGGITTPAAAAYQSVFVNQFAAEKDVGGDASNANCGPSSTLTALLNEGLEIPDIPGIEHNGTTGADVQAVRYWGNQADDTGSDGVFTKEDGTLAYSLDGAGNENSTFTGFKDVANAVAAAGGTTSSVAANSTDIMAAIDNGSTVVISGTFVETRKAPEGTPEALVNPANGNLYVDSDKDGAPDLKNGVPNEWHQKADTWKGQHGSTMHLVAVVGRTPEGNFIVCDPAHTKPTAAPIELSPGELDAFMRGNPGAIAVNGAATPETETPSA
- a CDS encoding VOC family protein — protein: MPSIDHHAPGTPNWVDLNTPDLERARRFYGELFGWEFLVGPKEDAHYTMCLLGGRKVAGMSLKDPASPGRPYWALSFEAADTKALAARVVELGGKLVVPPTDASGLGTFASCVDPTGAGFNLWQSGKHQGAQVVREPGSMTWHEVNTRDGVRAKDFYAALFGLEPRKRDDMSYWALHLGDTPVAGVLQMGPMWPKDLPPHWMNSFAIADVDGAAEQVKRLGGHVHVPPTDSPFGRFCIVTDPAGAGFTLIHPT
- the larB gene encoding nickel pincer cofactor biosynthesis protein LarB; the protein is MDEKALKQLLGSVKSGRVSVDDAVGKLKDLPFAELGYATLDTHRNLRFGFPEVVLGEPKTVEQLLGIVGALVERKQTVLVTRLQPDKAEALVARFPKGLYHPVARIFHLKQGKVRAGRVAIVTAGTSDIPVAEEAAVTAEAMGAEVRRVYDVGVAGIHRLLRRREEIQECHAAVVVAGMEGALASALGGLVGIPIVAVPTSVGYGANFKGVSALLAMVNSCASNVATVNIDNGFGGGFYAALVSRTKGRR
- a CDS encoding AAA family ATPase, which translates into the protein MSSPAPGSANAHRPAEPWLEELDILVRARYPLLYLVSWEEHRVDAILAELARAHGKALFQWSITKGLRASGTTRSAPLPDDTRNPIDAMAAIEKLGEPALVVLKDFHPYLEEKSVVRALRELAHFLKSTFTTVILLSPTLLIPVELEKEVSVIDVPMPGYNDLLQLLREIVAVVRRTNKATIELSREHADQLIKAALGLTMSEAENAFAKAIAHDGKLGPEDIKRIQDEKRQVIRKSGLLEYYPPEESLGNVGGLEYLKAWLSQRTAAFGERARQFGLPEPRGLLLLGVQGCGKSLTAKAISAHWNLPLLRLDMGRIFSGLIGSSEENLRKAIRVAEGVAPVVLWVDEIEKGLSGVASSSTADSGVSARVFGTLLTWLQEKTAPVFVVATANRIEGLPPEVLRKGRFDEIFFIDLPEQAEREDIFRIHLRRRKREPSSFDVVELATLTQGFSGAEIEQVVVAGLYEAFAENSELAQQHLVRTLRDTFPLSVTMRDEIRRLRDWAKGRTRPASSSGALVERAP